The following proteins are co-located in the Candidatus Nitrosotenuis cloacae genome:
- a CDS encoding DUF6602 domain-containing protein, translating to MDLVKIFEEISKKLQSDFDEIRSATSHPGLKGKANEESFRVFLRKYLPKSLDISTGTVVDSDKNVSRELDLIISDAAKTPIFYENNDIRVIPIECVYSVIEIKSNLDSDALDKIFENMLSVRKLNKKAWEETGAIIHSHTMYGKEWGIWPVNYFVFAYDSMALSTLVEKLNSKNEELNLSPWSRIDTICVLNKGVVLNKTHEGMFTPLPDSQTIITYTETKNALLLFHTLISGLLSQARMPTFIFKDYLKDFRF from the coding sequence ATGGATCTAGTCAAAATTTTTGAAGAAATCTCAAAAAAACTACAATCTGACTTTGATGAAATACGTTCAGCGACAAGTCATCCTGGATTAAAAGGAAAAGCAAATGAGGAAAGCTTTAGAGTATTTTTAAGAAAATACCTACCTAAATCTTTAGATATTTCAACAGGCACAGTTGTAGATTCTGATAAAAATGTTTCAAGAGAACTCGATCTTATAATTTCTGACGCAGCTAAAACTCCAATTTTTTATGAAAATAATGACATCAGGGTAATTCCTATTGAATGTGTTTATTCAGTTATAGAAATCAAATCAAATCTTGATTCAGATGCATTAGATAAGATATTTGAAAACATGCTTAGTGTAAGAAAACTTAACAAAAAAGCATGGGAAGAAACAGGAGCCATCATACATTCACATACAATGTATGGTAAAGAATGGGGCATATGGCCTGTCAATTATTTTGTTTTTGCATATGACTCTATGGCTTTGTCCACATTAGTAGAAAAACTCAACTCTAAAAATGAAGAGCTGAATCTTTCACCTTGGTCGAGAATTGACACCATTTGCGTCTTGAACAAAGGAGTTGTGCTGAATAAAACACATGAGGGGATGTTTACACCTCTACCGGATTCTCAAACCATAATCACGTATACTGAAACAAAAAATGCCCTTTTACTTTTTCATACATTGATCAGCGGATTGCTATCTCAAGCAAGAATGCCTACTTTTATATTCAAAGATTATCTGAAAGATTTTCGTTTCTAG
- a CDS encoding helix-turn-helix domain-containing protein, whose translation MNNRIPTTDAKNFLIQKINENKHWYGSVTFRAILFKEKDELYLYLAHAILQHSSFETKKEFVNDYGDVIMMNLEFKLDELLDMIKLLPTEKLDIRQFKDVIVKGGFTNDVQQISSRHRYGGIYHDWPFLFVNYVASQNVHFVKIYDELAGVGKPVYPNFFDATKSFFRLEDGVNRNEPLGIQFFIPDYRARIQTLELAENQITITIDEKETTPENLIAQFYCTKDEKNTDYNSPDVIFDSLHTRTITIPFVPNYVHAYLIDKNSNQVIDSKAFGKWYTDRNDGVIVKTSKESVEKMLTEGENQKIEFKQDIDKEKHEFLESIVAFANTNDGIILLGVDNEGRVVGYHDDFDKIDKKIRGLVKGNCEPDVDITVEKVQVDGRVIIVTNVKEGSNKPYLLIGKSAYKRIKKDDYVMTRLDLDNLYRSKFQPSDPFSRSGL comes from the coding sequence GTGAATAACAGAATACCAACCACTGATGCAAAAAACTTTCTAATACAAAAAATAAATGAAAATAAACATTGGTATGGAAGTGTTACGTTTCGAGCCATCCTGTTTAAAGAAAAGGATGAACTCTATCTCTATTTGGCACATGCTATTTTACAACATTCATCATTTGAAACAAAAAAAGAGTTTGTCAATGATTATGGAGATGTCATTATGATGAATCTTGAATTCAAGCTGGATGAATTACTTGACATGATAAAATTACTGCCTACTGAGAAGCTGGACATAAGACAATTCAAAGATGTGATTGTAAAAGGAGGATTTACAAATGACGTACAGCAAATTTCGAGCAGACATAGGTACGGCGGAATATACCATGACTGGCCATTTTTGTTTGTCAATTACGTTGCATCTCAGAATGTTCACTTTGTGAAAATCTATGATGAATTGGCTGGAGTTGGTAAGCCAGTTTATCCAAACTTTTTTGATGCGACAAAGTCATTTTTCAGACTTGAAGATGGTGTGAATAGGAATGAGCCGTTGGGCATCCAGTTTTTCATTCCTGATTATCGAGCAAGAATTCAAACTCTTGAATTGGCCGAAAATCAAATTACTATCACGATTGATGAAAAAGAAACTACTCCGGAAAATCTGATAGCACAGTTCTATTGTACGAAAGATGAAAAGAATACTGATTATAATTCCCCCGATGTGATTTTTGATTCCTTGCACACCAGAACTATTACTATTCCATTTGTACCAAATTATGTTCATGCGTATCTCATAGACAAAAATTCGAATCAAGTAATTGACTCAAAGGCATTCGGTAAATGGTATACGGACAGAAATGATGGCGTTATAGTAAAAACCTCAAAGGAAAGCGTAGAAAAAATGCTCACGGAGGGTGAAAATCAGAAAATTGAATTCAAGCAGGATATTGATAAAGAAAAACATGAATTCTTGGAATCCATTGTTGCATTTGCAAATACCAATGATGGTATAATTCTCCTAGGCGTCGATAATGAGGGAAGAGTGGTTGGTTATCACGACGATTTTGATAAAATTGATAAAAAAATCAGAGGATTGGTAAAAGGTAACTGTGAACCAGATGTTGATATCACGGTGGAAAAAGTCCAAGTAGATGGACGCGTAATTATAGTGACCAATGTTAAAGAAGGTAGCAACAAACCATATTTACTCATTGGGAAATCCGCGTACAAAAGGATCAAAAAGGATGACTATGTTATGACCAGACTAGACCTTGATAATCTATATCGCAGTAAATTTCAACCATCTGATCCTTTTTCCAGATCTGGCCTCTAA
- a CDS encoding AbrB/MazE/SpoVT family DNA-binding domain-containing protein: MTKILGASKVTVRFSVTIPEDARRHLKIKEGQTVIFVEEDGKVIIKNEL, from the coding sequence ATGACAAAGATACTTGGCGCAAGCAAGGTCACGGTAAGATTCTCGGTTACCATTCCGGAGGATGCCAGAAGGCATCTGAAAATCAAGGAAGGTCAGACGGTCATTTTTGTGGAGGAAGACGGAAAGGTAATCATCAAGAACGAGTTATGA
- a CDS encoding site-specific integrase has protein sequence MLNLDQIQEMQDPYNIMIESLGSKDNKRKYPKLLGRFLKLIPPAIYSDNGIPCPNNDDLKSMISSFVRLASKDQVLVKNIIASFIKEEKALVESGCLNPNTVPNHIKPIHALLDAAGIAIHWKSLSKQYPRPRISEDRAYTKEELQRMIEASANITDKLIIEMFSSGGFRLEAWNYFIWKDVQFFQNDDGSYRGAALLVYRGDPESYWTFITPEACRTLSTYKDLWKSQHGRYPSPDDPILKSPKYENIRRLNAFGVKRRLDRAAKRIGLRQPLLEGRRRHEIPLDHGFRKYFNTMMRRAKVNYLDKEDMMGHSVGLEKHYERYEEADFERFPEYHKAIPYLTISDIEMTIPQSTYDKDYLMGKYIK, from the coding sequence ATGCTAAATCTGGACCAGATCCAAGAAATGCAGGATCCATACAATATCATGATCGAATCCCTTGGAAGCAAGGACAACAAGAGAAAATACCCAAAATTGCTTGGAAGATTCCTAAAGCTAATCCCGCCGGCAATATACTCCGACAACGGCATACCGTGTCCTAATAACGATGATCTGAAATCAATGATCTCGTCTTTTGTGAGACTGGCATCAAAAGACCAAGTCCTTGTAAAGAACATAATTGCATCCTTCATAAAAGAAGAAAAAGCACTCGTGGAATCAGGATGTCTCAATCCAAATACGGTGCCTAATCATATCAAGCCAATTCACGCGTTACTTGACGCAGCAGGAATTGCCATTCACTGGAAATCCTTGTCAAAGCAATATCCAAGACCTAGAATATCTGAGGATAGGGCATACACAAAGGAGGAACTACAAAGGATGATTGAAGCATCCGCGAATATCACAGACAAGCTCATAATAGAGATGTTCTCCTCCGGAGGATTCAGGCTTGAGGCGTGGAATTACTTTATTTGGAAGGATGTCCAGTTTTTCCAAAATGATGACGGCTCTTACAGGGGAGCGGCACTGTTGGTATACCGTGGAGATCCGGAAAGCTATTGGACATTTATCACGCCTGAGGCATGCAGGACATTGTCCACTTACAAGGATCTCTGGAAATCCCAGCATGGAAGATATCCCTCTCCTGATGACCCGATTTTAAAAAGCCCAAAATATGAAAATATTCGAAGACTGAATGCATTTGGCGTCAAGCGCAGGCTGGACAGAGCTGCAAAAAGAATCGGACTCCGTCAACCACTTTTAGAAGGAAGAAGAAGACACGAGATACCGCTAGATCACGGCTTTAGAAAGTACTTCAATACCATGATGAGACGCGCCAAGGTGAACTATCTTGACAAGGAGGACATGATGGGGCATTCGGTAGGACTTGAAAAACACTATGAAAGATATGAGGAGGCGGACTTTGAGAGATTTCCAGAGTACCACAAGGCAATACCGTACCTTACAATTTCAGATATAGAAATGACAATTCCTCAAAGTACGTATGATAAGGATTATCTAATGGGGAAATACATAAAATGA
- a CDS encoding SRPBCC family protein, whose product MTTVKKSIDIKAPVDTVFTYFARPEHVSDQMSDRGVAMTVIPMEIKDGMGVGTTFRIVGDFSGKRLEWDCETTEFVRESKISAKMTSGPFKKWDITTEFTAKTERLTTVTMTVNYEMPFGLLGGILSKLKFAKTAEKGMESALYKVKGLLEGNGSIPVYITLDAYQKLLEEKKKMNNVPVSTVLTAILEKYNEVEAKASN is encoded by the coding sequence TTGACTACAGTCAAAAAATCAATTGACATCAAAGCGCCAGTTGATACCGTTTTTACATACTTTGCAAGGCCAGAACACGTATCAGACCAAATGTCTGACAGAGGCGTTGCAATGACTGTAATTCCTATGGAGATCAAAGACGGTATGGGCGTTGGAACAACATTCAGAATTGTGGGCGACTTTAGCGGAAAGCGACTAGAATGGGACTGTGAGACGACGGAATTTGTCAGAGAGTCAAAGATCTCTGCAAAAATGACATCCGGACCGTTCAAAAAATGGGACATCACAACAGAATTTACCGCAAAGACAGAGCGACTGACCACAGTTACAATGACCGTAAACTATGAGATGCCATTTGGCCTGCTGGGCGGAATCCTAAGCAAGCTAAAGTTCGCAAAAACAGCGGAAAAGGGAATGGAATCTGCACTGTACAAGGTCAAGGGTCTGCTCGAAGGAAACGGCTCTATCCCAGTATACATCACACTTGATGCCTACCAAAAACTACTGGAGGAGAAAAAGAAGATGAACAACGTGCCAGTTTCCACCGTTCTGACAGCAATTCTGGAAAAATACAACGAAGTCGAAGCAAAAGCTTCAAACTAA
- a CDS encoding COX15/CtaA family protein — protein sequence MFLKYLALASLVVLYSLMFIGGYVSASGLGLSCPDWPLCPNGILPDDEYFIEWTHRLIAATTGALIVATTVGVWLNKQSHRKIKFTSTFASTLVVTQIALGALVIDLKLHAVLVAIHLGIGILLFAMTLLTVLFAFKLGKAMVTAKA from the coding sequence TTGTTTCTAAAATACCTGGCACTGGCATCACTGGTTGTCCTGTACTCACTTATGTTCATTGGCGGATATGTCTCCGCATCCGGATTGGGACTGTCATGTCCTGACTGGCCGCTATGCCCAAACGGAATACTACCAGACGACGAATACTTCATAGAATGGACACACAGGCTGATAGCTGCTACTACAGGTGCACTAATAGTTGCAACCACCGTCGGAGTCTGGCTCAACAAGCAGTCTCACAGAAAGATAAAGTTCACAAGCACGTTTGCATCCACCCTGGTTGTCACGCAGATTGCACTTGGCGCACTGGTAATAGACCTAAAGCTTCACGCGGTACTAGTCGCCATACATCTTGGAATAGGAATACTGCTATTTGCAATGACTTTGCTTACTGTGCTGTTTGCCTTTAAGCTCGGCAAAGCAATGGTCACAGCTAAAGCCTAG
- a CDS encoding plastocyanin/azurin family copper-binding protein has protein sequence MSHTEPIYRTSPARTMKMLTIMLGICIAGGILFFSFWDYWISMPPGNQMHAGEREGPAVATGATIPVSLHFVESSDFRTLAFNALPGEEGHNPTINANVGDKLEFSIVNDGKSFHAFGVTPATEGFGSVLAGTEVASANSPLKPGESGSSTFVPTSEGTFYYICTVPGHREMGMVGEIIVGPKGEAPQAAAPTGISHNFELNFLESADFKNYAFNALPGEEGNNPEIRVKSGDSVTIKSANNGKSFHSFGIVTNPDDHTSVVWNAAIKSANNPMKPGETGEVTFTAGAPGSYSYICTVPGHAALGMKGNFIVE, from the coding sequence ATGTCACACACAGAACCAATCTACAGGACAAGCCCGGCAAGAACCATGAAGATGCTCACCATAATGCTCGGCATCTGCATAGCCGGAGGAATACTGTTTTTCAGCTTTTGGGACTATTGGATATCAATGCCACCAGGAAACCAGATGCACGCAGGAGAAAGAGAGGGACCTGCAGTAGCAACTGGCGCCACAATACCGGTATCATTGCACTTTGTAGAATCATCTGATTTCAGAACACTTGCATTCAACGCATTGCCTGGAGAGGAAGGGCACAACCCGACCATCAATGCAAACGTAGGCGACAAGCTGGAATTCAGTATAGTCAACGACGGAAAGTCATTCCACGCATTTGGCGTCACGCCTGCAACCGAAGGATTTGGCAGCGTACTTGCAGGAACCGAGGTGGCAAGCGCAAACAGCCCGCTAAAGCCTGGCGAGAGCGGCTCGTCCACATTTGTGCCTACAAGCGAGGGAACATTCTACTACATCTGCACGGTCCCAGGACACAGAGAGATGGGAATGGTCGGAGAGATTATAGTCGGACCAAAGGGTGAGGCACCACAGGCAGCAGCGCCGACTGGAATAAGCCACAACTTTGAGCTAAACTTCCTAGAGTCTGCAGATTTCAAAAACTATGCATTTAACGCCTTGCCTGGAGAGGAGGGCAACAACCCGGAGATCAGGGTAAAATCAGGTGACTCGGTCACAATCAAGTCCGCAAACAACGGAAAGTCATTCCACTCATTTGGTATTGTGACAAACCCAGACGATCACACATCTGTTGTATGGAACGCGGCAATCAAGTCAGCAAACAACCCAATGAAGCCTGGCGAGACCGGCGAGGTCACATTTACTGCCGGAGCGCCGGGATCTTATAGCTACATCTGTACCGTGCCTGGCCATGCGGCACTTGGAATGAAGGGCAACTTTATAGTCGAATAA
- a CDS encoding cytochrome c oxidase subunit I: protein MVLELQKPRPIWQIMFSTHHTDVGLLYTITSLTFFFMGGALALGIRAELFYPGTQIISDSMTFNRMFTVHGTTLIFLFLLPFASAVGNYFVPIMVRYKDMAYPKLNAVAFWMIPPGGALIWLGFADFTWYATPPYSAISAPGPAADMWIFAQKILGVSSILGAINFIVTILKCKHPDLPLSKAPLLAWSFLSSSLIIIVAVPTFAAALVMLLTDRLGVSGFFDPAKGGDPIAYQHLFWFTFHPEVYVLVIPAIGMMYEIIPRFSRKPIFSHGSGIFAFVMLSIVAFSSWAHHMYSTGMSFTEKTVFMIGTLAAVPASAMHVFNFLATMWGGRIKFATPMMWAVGGIALFFSAGAGGVANSAMPFDFITHDTYWVVGHFHLFVMGTIAFGSIGFLYYMFPYITGRMYNEAAGKAHFIMSFVGTVMVFFTQHVLGLYGMPRRVFDYMPLPEYIVMNQIASVGAMIIGASMVIWIINMIYSSAKGKEANMEDPWGLGGKYYFPHQAKNPHH from the coding sequence ATGGTTCTAGAACTGCAAAAGCCGCGACCAATCTGGCAGATAATGTTCTCTACACACCACACAGATGTCGGATTACTGTACACCATTACATCACTTACATTCTTCTTCATGGGCGGAGCACTGGCACTTGGAATAAGAGCAGAACTGTTCTACCCTGGAACGCAGATCATATCAGATTCCATGACATTTAACAGAATGTTCACAGTCCACGGAACCACGCTGATATTCCTGTTTTTACTGCCGTTTGCATCCGCAGTTGGCAACTATTTCGTGCCAATCATGGTCCGATACAAGGACATGGCGTATCCAAAGCTGAACGCAGTCGCATTCTGGATGATTCCTCCAGGAGGGGCACTCATCTGGCTTGGCTTTGCGGACTTTACGTGGTATGCAACACCGCCGTACTCTGCAATCAGCGCACCAGGACCTGCAGCAGACATGTGGATATTTGCACAAAAGATACTCGGAGTCTCGTCAATTCTTGGCGCAATCAACTTTATAGTTACGATTCTAAAATGCAAGCACCCAGACCTTCCGTTGAGCAAGGCACCGCTTCTTGCATGGTCGTTTTTGTCATCATCTCTAATCATCATAGTCGCAGTTCCTACGTTTGCAGCAGCCCTTGTAATGCTGCTAACTGACAGACTCGGAGTATCCGGATTCTTTGATCCTGCAAAGGGAGGAGACCCAATTGCGTACCAGCACCTATTCTGGTTTACATTCCATCCAGAGGTATACGTACTGGTCATTCCCGCAATCGGCATGATGTACGAGATAATCCCGAGATTCTCAAGAAAGCCAATCTTCAGCCACGGCTCTGGAATCTTTGCGTTTGTGATGCTCAGTATAGTCGCATTCTCATCGTGGGCTCACCACATGTATTCAACAGGCATGTCATTTACCGAAAAGACAGTATTCATGATTGGAACGCTTGCAGCGGTTCCGGCATCTGCAATGCACGTATTCAACTTTTTAGCAACAATGTGGGGCGGAAGAATAAAGTTCGCAACACCGATGATGTGGGCAGTTGGAGGAATAGCACTCTTCTTCTCAGCAGGAGCAGGAGGAGTAGCAAACTCTGCAATGCCGTTTGACTTTATCACGCACGACACATACTGGGTGGTAGGACACTTCCACCTGTTCGTGATGGGAACCATCGCATTTGGCTCAATCGGATTCCTCTACTACATGTTCCCGTACATCACGGGAAGAATGTACAATGAGGCAGCAGGCAAAGCCCACTTTATCATGTCCTTTGTGGGAACAGTCATGGTCTTCTTTACGCAGCACGTTCTAGGACTGTACGGCATGCCAAGAAGGGTATTTGACTACATGCCGTTGCCAGAATACATCGTAATGAACCAGATTGCATCAGTAGGTGCGATGATTATCGGCGCAAGCATGGTCATTTGGATTATCAACATGATTTACAGTTCCGCAAAGGGCAAGGAGGCTAACATGGAAGACCCATGGGGACTGGGCGGAAAATACTACTTCCCACACCAAGCCAAGAACCCGCACCACTAG
- a CDS encoding cupredoxin domain-containing protein: MSGHSNWPEWVYIGVVICLLAYVGAEAWNVERLVDHAPAEAEIIKVTGQQWFWTFEHADGTKEIGELHVKKGQPYKFEITAKDVNHAFNIHDYVVLQDAVVGRVNTVWFAPEQAGEYTIQCREYCGLLHYNMRATLYVEEN; this comes from the coding sequence ATGAGCGGACACTCTAACTGGCCGGAATGGGTTTACATCGGAGTAGTAATCTGCCTTTTAGCATACGTGGGTGCTGAGGCATGGAACGTGGAAAGGCTAGTCGACCACGCACCGGCAGAGGCAGAGATAATCAAGGTAACAGGCCAGCAGTGGTTCTGGACATTTGAGCACGCAGACGGAACAAAGGAGATTGGAGAGCTGCACGTAAAGAAGGGGCAGCCGTACAAGTTTGAGATAACTGCCAAAGACGTCAATCACGCATTTAACATTCATGATTACGTGGTATTGCAAGACGCAGTGGTAGGCAGAGTCAACACGGTATGGTTTGCACCAGAGCAGGCAGGCGAGTACACAATCCAATGCAGGGAATACTGCGGACTATTGCACTACAACATGAGGGCTACGTTATACGTGGAGGAAAATTGA
- a CDS encoding histidine phosphatase family protein yields the protein MGLIIFLRHGQARNNTERVLAGRSPGIPLTETGVKQANDIGMFLKSFNISHIYTSPIERAKNTAEIVGKYTQVTPTVDERLYELEMGRFSGMAYDELFAKHGNVFLKFYQGDPTIEENGVETFHQVKRRVLDIVDHTKDAHSGKNVLLVTHMDPIKAMISNVLSLNARSLFELIIANASLTVFREEEGKLSLSAINAMNSERYTQGPF from the coding sequence ATGGGTTTAATCATATTCTTGCGTCACGGTCAGGCAAGAAACAACACTGAACGAGTGCTCGCAGGAAGGTCGCCTGGAATTCCTCTGACGGAAACCGGAGTCAAGCAGGCAAACGACATCGGAATGTTCCTAAAGTCATTTAACATCTCTCACATCTACACCAGCCCAATTGAGCGCGCAAAGAATACCGCGGAGATTGTCGGAAAATACACGCAGGTAACACCCACCGTGGACGAGCGACTCTACGAATTAGAGATGGGCAGGTTCTCCGGAATGGCATATGACGAACTGTTTGCAAAGCACGGAAACGTATTTCTCAAATTCTATCAGGGAGATCCGACAATTGAGGAAAATGGAGTCGAGACGTTCCACCAGGTAAAAAGACGTGTCCTGGATATAGTAGACCACACAAAGGACGCCCACTCTGGAAAAAACGTCCTGCTTGTGACCCACATGGACCCAATCAAGGCAATGATATCAAACGTACTAAGCCTAAACGCAAGATCGCTCTTTGAGCTGATTATAGCAAACGCGTCGCTTACTGTATTTAGGGAGGAGGAGGGAAAGCTCTCGCTTTCTGCAATAAATGCGATGAACTCCGAGCGGTACACTCAGGGACCGTTCTAA
- the npdG gene encoding NADPH-dependent F420 reductase encodes MKIGIIGGTGGMGKGFALRWCQKHDVLVGSRDAQRASDAAVEYTTAAKEAYGNIGGTISGTDNLSVAKQSDVLVLAIPYENIDSVCPDLLANVKDSCTVVSPIVPMTKTETGFEFIPLKDNKPFAHQSVQKYMKNKSKLVSAFHVISEKKLVDPKFVLDYDIFVCGDDKESIDTVNSLILEIAGLRPIFLGSGALAYQAEIATPLLLNAMIKNKLKNPGIKIL; translated from the coding sequence GTGAAAATAGGGATAATTGGCGGCACCGGCGGCATGGGAAAGGGTTTTGCGTTAAGATGGTGCCAAAAGCACGACGTTCTTGTTGGATCACGTGATGCACAAAGGGCATCCGACGCAGCGGTGGAATATACAACAGCTGCAAAAGAGGCGTACGGAAACATCGGCGGCACCATATCTGGTACCGACAATCTTTCTGTTGCAAAGCAGAGCGACGTTCTTGTCCTTGCCATTCCGTATGAGAATATTGATTCTGTATGTCCTGATCTGCTTGCAAATGTTAAAGACTCCTGCACCGTAGTATCACCGATTGTTCCGATGACAAAGACTGAGACAGGATTTGAGTTCATTCCGTTAAAGGATAACAAGCCGTTTGCGCACCAGTCCGTGCAGAAATACATGAAGAACAAGTCAAAGTTGGTATCTGCTTTTCATGTGATATCTGAGAAAAAGCTCGTTGACCCAAAGTTTGTTTTAGATTACGATATTTTCGTGTGCGGCGACGACAAGGAGTCAATAGATACTGTCAACTCGCTTATTCTGGAGATTGCAGGTCTGAGGCCGATATTTTTGGGATCGGGTGCACTCGCATACCAGGCAGAGATTGCAACTCCGCTGCTGCTGAACGCCATGATAAAGAACAAGCTAAAGAATCCCGGAATCAAGATACTGTAA
- a CDS encoding pyridoxamine 5'-phosphate oxidase family protein encodes MFSKEKFLKSQKILRLATLDKNGTPHLVPVWYRYSAKKFYIGTNTKTQKAKNVLKNSTVGFCIDDGIWHPIYGVMGVGKAKMILEKSKVRRIATSVLLRYFKSMNEKSAKELLEQTDCIIEITPKKITSWQY; translated from the coding sequence TTGTTCAGTAAGGAAAAGTTCCTAAAAAGCCAGAAGATTTTGCGTCTTGCCACGCTTGACAAGAATGGAACACCGCATCTGGTTCCTGTATGGTACAGGTATTCTGCAAAGAAATTCTACATCGGGACAAACACAAAGACGCAAAAAGCAAAGAACGTATTGAAGAACAGTACGGTTGGCTTTTGCATAGACGACGGCATATGGCATCCAATCTATGGAGTAATGGGAGTCGGAAAGGCAAAGATGATTCTGGAAAAAAGTAAAGTCAGAAGGATTGCGACAAGTGTTTTACTTCGTTATTTCAAAAGCATGAATGAGAAATCTGCAAAAGAGCTGCTAGAGCAGACTGACTGCATCATAGAGATTACGCCAAAAAAGATCACTAGCTGGCAGTACTGA
- a CDS encoding aminotransferase class I/II-fold pyridoxal phosphate-dependent enzyme, with protein sequence MKVSKKVAGVEYAIRDIVTAARQVEKQGQKITYLNIGDPVQYGFQPPDNVKEAMIRSIKSGNNYYASSEGLPELREAIAQKEKAKGLSVSADDILVTNGVSEALDMVMSSIVEEGDEVLLPGPYYPPYASYVRLHGGIPVEFAVDLKNSTPDIDDIKSKITPKTVAICLISPNNPTGAVFSENSLKKLVDIANEHDLYIICDEIYDQIVFDEKFTGIGKVSGDSPIILLNGFSKVHLMSGWRIGYIAFNQSDKLKPLRENLPKLARVRISTNLPVQYAALESLRGPQGYVNEFVSELKKRRDFVVKRLNSIPGLSCTNPRGAFYAFPKIENNRYKSDQEFVMELLRKTGVLTVHGSGFGTKYGSGHFRIVFLPDLNTLGFALDEIERFVSTAS encoded by the coding sequence TTGAAGGTCTCAAAAAAAGTAGCGGGAGTCGAGTATGCAATACGAGACATAGTCACTGCGGCAAGGCAGGTCGAAAAGCAGGGACAAAAGATCACCTATCTTAACATAGGAGACCCAGTCCAGTACGGATTCCAGCCGCCAGACAACGTCAAGGAGGCAATGATAAGATCAATCAAATCGGGAAACAACTATTACGCATCATCAGAGGGTCTTCCAGAACTGCGAGAAGCAATTGCGCAAAAGGAAAAGGCAAAGGGACTTTCGGTATCTGCAGACGACATCTTGGTAACAAACGGAGTATCAGAGGCACTTGACATGGTAATGTCCTCAATAGTGGAGGAAGGAGACGAGGTGCTGCTCCCAGGGCCGTACTATCCACCATACGCGTCATACGTGCGACTGCACGGCGGCATCCCTGTGGAATTTGCAGTGGATCTGAAAAACTCCACGCCCGACATTGACGACATAAAGTCAAAGATAACACCAAAGACGGTGGCAATCTGCCTCATTTCGCCAAACAACCCGACAGGAGCGGTATTTTCTGAAAATTCGCTCAAAAAGCTAGTGGACATTGCAAACGAGCATGATCTGTATATCATATGCGACGAGATATACGACCAGATAGTATTTGATGAAAAGTTCACCGGAATAGGCAAGGTGTCAGGCGACTCGCCGATCATACTATTAAACGGATTCTCAAAGGTGCACCTCATGTCCGGCTGGAGGATAGGTTACATCGCATTCAACCAGTCCGACAAGCTAAAGCCATTGCGAGAAAACCTGCCCAAGCTTGCAAGGGTGAGGATCTCAACCAATCTGCCTGTGCAGTATGCGGCACTAGAGTCGCTTCGTGGCCCGCAAGGATATGTCAACGAATTTGTTTCAGAATTAAAAAAGCGCCGTGACTTTGTAGTAAAGAGACTAAACTCCATTCCAGGACTGTCGTGCACAAATCCAAGGGGGGCATTTTACGCATTTCCAAAGATAGAGAACAACAGGTACAAGTCGGACCAAGAATTTGTAATGGAATTATTACGAAAGACAGGTGTCCTTACTGTACACGGCTCTGGCTTTGGAACAAAGTACGGCAGCGGTCACTTTAGGATAGTGTTCCTGCCAGATCTTAATACGCTCGGGTTTGCCCTTGACGAAATAGAGCGATTCGTCAGTACTGCCAGCTAG